The DNA window GTCGCGGTGGCCGGTTCCAGGTAGTCGCGGCAGACCGACGCGTGAACCAAGGCACCGATATCGCGGCGATCGATGTCGGCTGCTTCGATGGCGCGCTCGGCGCTGGCCACGCTCTTTTCGCTCGGCAGTGTGCCAGGCGCCCAGAATCGGCGCTCGCGAATACCGGTCATTAGTTCCAAGCGGCCGACGGGGAGCTTCAAGCGGCGATACAACGGTTCGAGTCGGGCCTCGATCTCGTCGGAGGTGACCACATTCTCGGGCAACGTGTAGCCAAACGCTTCGAGACAGACGCGGTGATAACGCATGGAGGGGTAGCGCCAGCGATAGAAATAGGTGCAAGTGTGTTGGTCGCTTCAACATACGGCTCCGAAGGATTGTCGTAAAGCCGCGCTGGCCTGGCGTAAGGCACTTTTGAACGAATGATAAAGTCGCTGCTGGCATAGCACTGCTGCTATACCGAATATCGTGGTTCGCGGCGACAGCGACGCAAAATAAGCGATTTGCTTGAAGACGTATTTGCAGACCGATACATTTCGCCCCCGTGGTTGTGATTCATGCCGCGTGGGCATGCACAAGCTCAAGAGGCCAGTACTTAGGGAGGCACTCACAGCGTCCAGGGACGGATGCCGCAAGTGCAGGCATCTCGCGCTGCTCTTTGAGTGAGTCACGGATGACAACTACCCCCGCCGCACAACACGCCGCACCACGTCATCTCGGCTCGCACGTTGTAGCCCTTGCCATGATGGGCAAGGTTTGTCGACAGCGACATTCGTCCTGATAGCGCCAGCCTTTCGGTTCGCCTCACATTTCTCCACTGTTGCGTGAAGCACACGATGTGCTTCCAGGAGGCCAAGATGATCGCCAAGCCGCTTATCGGACTCAACGCCGACTTCCGCAGTGCACAGAAGGACACTCCGGCATTCAGCTATATTCAGTCAGGGTACTACGACGCCATTGTGCGGGCCGGCGGCTTGCCGGTGATCTTGCCGCCACTGGAAGAAGAATCGGACCTGATCGCAATTCTCGAGCGACTCGACGGTATGGTGATGGTCGGAGGCGCCGACATCGATCCGCGACGTGACGGCTTTATGCTACATCCGTCGCTGCGACTCTTGGATCCGCGGCGTGAGACGTTCGATCGCATGCTGATCGACACGATCGCCCGCCGAAGGATGCCTGTGCTGTGCATTGGCGCGGCGATGCAACTATTGAACGTGTCGCAAGGGGGCA is part of the Pirellulales bacterium genome and encodes:
- a CDS encoding gamma-glutamyl-gamma-aminobutyrate hydrolase family protein, yielding MIAKPLIGLNADFRSAQKDTPAFSYIQSGYYDAIVRAGGLPVILPPLEEESDLIAILERLDGMVMVGGADIDPRRDGFMLHPSLRLLDPRRETFDRMLIDTIARRRMPVLCIGAAMQLLNVSQGGNLFLHIAEDLPKALPHRDPLDPAHRHALEVTPGSLMERVYGEGEIRVNSFHHMAIDEVAPGFAATARCPDGVVEAIESEIPGWMAVGTQFHPEADTASALDQRIFEEFLAGLGAETLPMRLVA